The DNA segment CTAGCTCAAACCTGAATAAGGCCCTGGAACGAAACCTACTGTGGAAAAGACGTGCCTAGAGTAATCCTTAGAGATGGCTCAACCAGCCCACTACCCCATGACGACTGAGCACCTCTAACGCCAGTAAAGACACAAAGCCAATCATGGCTAGCCGCCCATTCAATCTCTCAGCATAAGGAGTGAAACCTGCTTGAGCACTGCTGTCTACATATACTTTGGGCTCAACTGCGTAAACGTTAGCCCGCCCGCCCTCTTCAATTACCTGTCCACGAATTGTCGTCATCGCTGTCATCTCCCTGAACTAATGTAAATAAATGTAACCTAATGTAAATAAAAATTGCAATACTCTTGACAGAAAACCCCTGGCGTGAAAACCGAACCTTTCAAGGGGTGTCGCCAAAGTTTGCCCGTCCTGGGGACAATCATCTGACAGGGGGGCGCGGGGAGTGCTATGCTGGCTAAGCGATCGGTTCTGGGGAAGGTCATCCCCCAGAAGTAATGGGGAAAGAGCAGTGCAAATCTGCCGCTGTCCCGCAACTGTGATGAGAGAAGTTTCTCTCTAAGTCAGAATGCCCGCCGCTGTCGCCGTCGGATTGAGTCAACCAGTCTGCGAGGTACAGACGGACATGAAAATTAGTCAATTTTTACGCCTTGCCCTGATGGCAGGGCTAAGTTTCTATTTAGTGGTGGGTTCTCCCGCGCCCGCCCAAGCCATGCACATCATGGAAGGGTTTCTACCTGTAAGCTGGGCCATGTTCTGGTGGGGGTTGTTCCTGCCCTTTTTTCTCTGGGGGCTACGATCGCTGACTCGCATTACCCGTCAGCATCCCGAAACAAAGCTGTTGCTGTCCCTGGCTGGAGCCTTTACCTTTGTGCTCTCGGCCTTGAAGATTCCATCCGTGACTGGAAGTTGCTCCCATCCCACGGGAACGGGCCTGGGATCGGTTCTGTTTGGTCCCGCAGTCATGTCCGTTTTGGGTGCCCTGGTGTTATTGTTTCAGGCCCTGCTCCTGGCCCATGGTGGCTTGACGACCCTGGGAGCTAATGCCTTTTCCATGGCCGTTGTCGGTCCTTTGGTGGCCTATGGCGTCTACCATCTGGTGATGAAATCCAGTGGCAGACAGACCCTGGCCATTTTCCTGGCTGCCACCCTGGCTGACCTGCTGACCTATATCACCACCTCGATTCAGTTGGCCCTGGCCTTTCCGGCTGCCAATGGGGGAGTGGTGGCCGCATTTGCCAAATTCGCCGGGATTTTTGCCGTGACCCAGATGCCCCTGGCAATTAGCGAAGGTCTACTCACGGTCCTGGTATGGAACTGGCTGCAATCCTACAGCCCGGAAGAACTGAAGCTACTCAATTTGATCAAACAGGAGTCCTGAACTGATGAAGCAAGGCCATCAAGGTTGGAATAGCGGGCTGATGATTGCGGGTGTCGTGGTCTTGGCGATCGCCCCCCTGATTTTCGTCCGGGGCGCAGAATTTGAAGGTGCAGATAGCAAAGCAGCAGCAGTAATTCAGGACATTAATCCAGAGTATCAGCCCTGGTTTAAGCCCGTTTTTGAGCCTGCCAGTGGCGAAATTGCCTCCCTGCTGTTTGCGTTGCAGGCAGGGCTGGGAGCTGGAGTGATGGGCTATGTTATTGGGTTATATCGCGGTCGGCAGGAGCAGGCACAGGTGCAATCCCGGCAGCAGCTAGAAGAATAGCCCATGCATCATCACCTGGATGCCTATGCATACACCAATCGGCTCGGACAACTTCCGCCCATTCAGAAGCTCTCCTTTGTTCTGGTGGTGTTGCTAATGGCTTTGATGGCTCACCCTCCTACCCAGGGTGCGATCCTTCTCTGGATGGCCCTGTGGACGATCGGATATGCGGGGATTCCGGTCAGGGTCTATTGCCATGTTTTTGGCATGGCTGCCTTCTTTTTGGGCCTGAGTATTCCGGCACTGGTCTTGGAAATGGTCTCTGTTCAGGATTTTGCAACGGTGCAAGGAAATTCCCTGGGAGGGGTCGTTCTGGCCCACTGGTATGTCTTTGTCAGTCACTCCGGTCTGATCCAGGCCGGTGAAATTAGCCTGCGATCGCTGGCCAGTGTGGCCTGTTTATTGTTGATTCTATTCACAGTTCCTTTTTCAGAACTCTTGACTGTTTTGCGCCATTGTCGAGTTCCAACTGTATTGCTGGATTTGTTGCTTTTAATGTATCGCTTTTTGTTCTTATTTCTGGATGTTGCCACCCAGTTACAGTTAGCCCAGCAGGCCAGAGGCGGGTATCGTACCCGGAAACGCTGGATGGAGAGTGTGGCTTTGCTGGCCGGACAATTACTGGTGCGATCGCTGCAACGGTATCAACAGTTCTCTTTGGGATTAGCTGCCCGAGGGTTCAATGGCGACTTGCAGGTGTATTCAACCCAGTCCTACACTTACTCCACCCGCTACGCCCTGGAATCTGTCCTGGGCTGTGTCGGGCTTGTGATTTTAGATCGGAGATTCTTCCCTTAACCCCTCACGTTCCCACCCCACATGGCTGCTCCGCTGCTGGAATTCCATCAGGTTTCCTACACTTACCCCGGTGCCCGTCATCCTGCGATCGCTGAATTAACCCTGGCCATTCCAGCAGGGCGAAAGACAGCCATTCTGGGGCACAATGGCTGTGGCAAATCGACCCTGTTATTTCTGGCGGATGGGCTATATCGGCGCAGTGGGGGGGTGATTACCTGGAAAGGGGAGTCTTTGCAATACACCTCCCGTGCCCTGAACCTGTGGCGACAACGGATTGGATTGGCCTTTCAAGACCCGGAACAACAACTGGTCGCTGCAACGGTGGCCGAAGATATTTCGGTAGTGCGTCAAACTGATGTGGGTCTGGTAGAGTAAGGAATCAACGATTCACCTACTCAAGCTATGGAATGTAAGCTCTGCGGTCATTCTAAGACTCACAAGCATGGCAAGATGCCGAATGGGCATCAACGCTACTTTTGCCTGGGGTGCCAACAAACCTTCTCAGAGAGTTTTGACACCCTCTACTACTACCGTCACGTCAGTCCAGAGCAAATTCAACAAGTCCTGCAAGCTCACAGTGAGGGCACCAGTTTACGAGGGATTAGTCGGATTAGCGGGTTAGCTTATAACACGGTAGTGAGTATTATTCGACGAGCGAGTAGCAAAGCTCAACTCATCCACAATCAGGAGGTGGCTCAAGTTGAAACCGAGGAGGTGAGTGCTGATGAGATGTGGTCCTTTGTGCAAAAAAACAGAAGCAATGTCTGCCCCTAGAATTAGACCTGGGAGACTGTTGGGTGGGGTTGAGTTTAGCCAATAGCAGTGGGCTGATCTTGGCGGCCCGTGTGGGAAAGCATACGGATGAGTTGATTGAAGAACTGATGGTCACAACGGAAGGAAAAACGGAGTGCAAACAGTGGAATAGCGATGATTGGGGAGGGTATGAACGAGTCCTTCCACCAGAAATTCATCATCACATTGGTAAGGATAAAACCCAACGATTAGAGAGAACCAATGGTATTATCCGGCAACAAACAGGACGGTGGCATCGACGGCAAAACAAGTTTGGCAAGGTGTGGGAGCAAACGAAGGTGACTACACGATTGGTTGTCAGTTATTTCAATTGGATTTGGCGGCATAGCCGATTCAAAACCACAGCATCTCAACGAGCAAACTTGGCAGCAGAGCCTTGGACTTGGCAAGACTTCGCAACTTATCCAACAATTATTTGATGCACAACCGATATTTCCTACGGCCTGTGCAATTTGCAATTGCCTGCAGCGGAAATTGCCCGTCGCCTGGACCAGACCCTGGCGGATTTTGCCCTGGAAGATCTGGCCCATCAGCCCCTGCATCACCTCAGCTTGGGGCAAAAACGCCGGGTGGCTCTGGCGGGGGTGATGGCCTTACAGCCTGAGTTGCTGTTGCTGGATGAACCCACCGCCTATCTGGATGGATTGCAAACGGGCAAACTGCTACAAGAACTGGACCGCATTCATGGGCAGGGCACCACGATCGTGATGGCAACCCACGATCTGGACCTGGCCTATGGCTGGGCCGATTGGATCCTGGTGCTGCACGCAGGGCAGCTCATCCTGTCGGATTGTCCCCAGGCTGTTTTCACCGATAGGGTTCTGTTAGAGGAATTACAACTGGGAATGCCCCTGCTGCTACAGGTCTGGTACAGCCTGCCAGAGCATCTGCGGCAATCGCAACTGGCTCCACCGACAACGATCGCAGAGTTACGGGCGCGCTATCCATCGTCAGCGGATGGATAGCTGGCTTAGCCGCTGATGTCTTATTGCTCCTCTGTAACAATTGTGGTGAGGGTTGAGAAAATTAGCGATACTTGAGATAAGGCGTATCCATACAAATCATCACGATAGAGATTTGAATTGAGCCCTGGTGAGCGATCGTCAGTTGTTTTATTCATCATTCCAGTTGCCTTTTTAAGCCCTTTAATTCACTAAAACTTGCAATCAACTTGCGATTGCCATCCCTCATACGAAACAGATGAGTTTGAGAGGTGGAAGATAGACCATGTGGATTGGAAATTACCTGATTCAAAGGCTTTACGATCAGGGTGTCCGTCATGTGTTTGGGGTTCCGGGCGATTTTGTTTTGGGGTTTGATAAACTCCTCGAAGAAAGTTCTTTGATCGAATTCGTGAATACCTGTGATGAGCAGGGGGCAGGATTTGCAGCAGATGCTTATGCCCGTTTGCAAGGGTTGGGAGCAGTCTGTATCACTTACTGTGTGGGTGGATTGAAGGTGGCCAATACAACGGCTCAAGCCTATGCAGAAAAGTCTCCCGTTATCGTCATCAGTGGCTCTCCAGGGATGGATGAGCGGGTTAAGAATCCGCTGCTGCACCACAAAGTGCGAGAGTTTGATACCCAATTTAAGGTGTTTCAGCAATTGACGGTGGCCTCGACGGTAATCGATCGCCCGGACACGGCCTTTCAGGAAATCGATCGGGTCATTGCTGCGGCCCTCCGCTATAAACAACCCGTTTACATTGAATTGCCTCGCAACCTCGTGCATCAGCCAGGACACCCTAACTACCAGTGGGCTGTCAGTCCAGAGCCAAGCGATGAGAATGCTCTCAAAGAAGCCCTGGAAGAAGCCCTCACCCTGATTAACCAAGCCCACCGCCCCGTGATTCTGGCTGGGGTGGAACTGCATCGCTTTGGGCTGCAAGATAGCCTGATGCAACTGGTCGAAAAAACCAATATTCCGGTTGCCGTTACCC comes from the Leptolyngbya sp. 'hensonii' genome and includes:
- a CDS encoding high light inducible protein — protein: MTTIRGQVIEEGGRANVYAVEPKVYVDSSAQAGFTPYAERLNGRLAMIGFVSLLALEVLSRHGVVGWLSHL
- a CDS encoding energy-coupling factor ABC transporter permease, with translation MKISQFLRLALMAGLSFYLVVGSPAPAQAMHIMEGFLPVSWAMFWWGLFLPFFLWGLRSLTRITRQHPETKLLLSLAGAFTFVLSALKIPSVTGSCSHPTGTGLGSVLFGPAVMSVLGALVLLFQALLLAHGGLTTLGANAFSMAVVGPLVAYGVYHLVMKSSGRQTLAIFLAATLADLLTYITTSIQLALAFPAANGGVVAAFAKFAGIFAVTQMPLAISEGLLTVLVWNWLQSYSPEELKLLNLIKQES
- a CDS encoding energy-coupling factor ABC transporter substrate-binding protein yields the protein MKQGHQGWNSGLMIAGVVVLAIAPLIFVRGAEFEGADSKAAAVIQDINPEYQPWFKPVFEPASGEIASLLFALQAGLGAGVMGYVIGLYRGRQEQAQVQSRQQLEE
- the cbiQ gene encoding cobalt ECF transporter T component CbiQ, which encodes MHHHLDAYAYTNRLGQLPPIQKLSFVLVVLLMALMAHPPTQGAILLWMALWTIGYAGIPVRVYCHVFGMAAFFLGLSIPALVLEMVSVQDFATVQGNSLGGVVLAHWYVFVSHSGLIQAGEISLRSLASVACLLLILFTVPFSELLTVLRHCRVPTVLLDLLLLMYRFLFLFLDVATQLQLAQQARGGYRTRKRWMESVALLAGQLLVRSLQRYQQFSLGLAARGFNGDLQVYSTQSYTYSTRYALESVLGCVGLVILDRRFFP
- a CDS encoding ATP-binding cassette domain-containing protein produces the protein MAAPLLEFHQVSYTYPGARHPAIAELTLAIPAGRKTAILGHNGCGKSTLLFLADGLYRRSGGVITWKGESLQYTSRALNLWRQRIGLAFQDPEQQLVAATVAEDISVVRQTDVGLVE
- a CDS encoding IS1 family transposase (programmed frameshift), whose translation is MECKLCGHSKTHKHGKMPNGHQRYFCLGCQQTFSESFDTLYYYRHVSPEQIQQVLQAHSEGTSLRGISRISGLAYNTVVSIIRRASSKAQLIHNQEVAQVETEEVSADEMWSFVKKQKQCLPLELDLGDCWVGLSLANSSGLILAARVGKHTDELIEELMVTTEGKTECKQWNSDDWGGYERVLPPEIHHHIGKDKTQRLERTNGIIRQQTGRWHRRQNKFGKVWEQTKVTTRLVVSYFNWIWRHSRFKTTASQRANLAAEPWTWQDFATYPTII
- a CDS encoding ABC transporter ATP-binding protein, giving the protein MQLPAAEIARRLDQTLADFALEDLAHQPLHHLSLGQKRRVALAGVMALQPELLLLDEPTAYLDGLQTGKLLQELDRIHGQGTTIVMATHDLDLAYGWADWILVLHAGQLILSDCPQAVFTDRVLLEELQLGMPLLLQVWYSLPEHLRQSQLAPPTTIAELRARYPSSADG